In one Gossypium hirsutum isolate 1008001.06 chromosome D09, Gossypium_hirsutum_v2.1, whole genome shotgun sequence genomic region, the following are encoded:
- the LOC121220879 gene encoding integrin-linked protein kinase 1: protein MGQRQNHDYDVSSGFDMQLIGNFLSFASRGDRVGLNQMLRDGISPDVQDYDRRTALHLAASEGHAPIVELLLLYKANVNLIDRWNRTPLTDARLYGHRDICRILEVNGGKDMDDKEFINDQPTLNGQAPMTVRHEPDSNEVIDISELNTDKSSVINPQGVYGESEKVKWRGTWVVKTVIKSQIQHPVKMILSSKDNTLLQELRHPNILQFLGSIVQGEEMILITEYLPKVIPFTLTLISLLLFYF, encoded by the exons atgGGTCAACGGCAAAACCATGATTACGATGTTTCAAGTGGATTCGATATGCAACTGATCGGAAATTTTTTGAGCTTTGCATCGAGGGGAGATAGGGTTGGGCTGAACCAGATGCTAAGGGATGGAATTTCACCGGACGTCCAAGATTATGATCGGAGAACTGCCTTGCATCTCGCCGCCAGTGAAGGTCATGCCCCTATTGTTGAGCTACTTCTCCTTTATAAGGCCAATGTTAACCTCATTGACCGATGGAACCGTACT CCATTAACAGATGCAAGACTTTATGGACATCGAGATATTTGCAGAATCCTAGAAGTAAATGGAGGCAAAGACATGGATGATAAAGAATTCATCAATGATCAGCCAACATTGAATGGTCAAGCTCCCatg ACAGTTCGACATGAACCTGATTCAAATGAAGTAATTGATATCTCAGAACTGAATACAGACAAGTCTTCAGTAATTAATCCACAG GGTGTGTATGGTGAATCCGAGAAGGTAAAATGGCGTGGAACATGGGTTGTTAAAACAGTGATAAAAAGCCAGATCCAACACCCAGTGAAaat GATATTGTCTTCCAAGGATAATACACTGTTGCAAGAACTTCGACATCCCAATATCTTACAGTTCCTGGGTTCAATTGTGCAAGGAGAGGAAATGATTTTGATTACTGAATATCTACCCAAAGTAATACCTTTCACTTTAACATTAATTTCcctgcttttattttatttttaa
- the LOC121220880 gene encoding probable serine/threonine-protein kinase DDB_G0280461, with product MLYEQIQPNQDASQINEICDTKKDVRAFGFILYQMLEGRQDINFDYINLNFVDFEIKFPISRCPKGIQELIQKCTSNDPPQFTAVIGTLEDVSISMRKTCIIGQYCV from the exons ATGCTGTATGAACAAATACAACCAAATCAAGACGCCT ctcaaataaatgaaatttgtgacaccaaaAAAGATGTTCGTGCATTTGGCTTCATACTTTACCAG ATGTTAGAAGGAAGACAGGACATCAACTTTGActatataaatttgaattttgttgatTTCGAAATTAAGTTTCCAATAAGCAGATGTCCAAAAGGAATTCAAGA GCTTATACAAAAATGCACAAGTAATGATCCGCCCCAGTTTACTGCAGTCATTGGAACTTTAGAAGATGTTTCAATAAGTATGAGAAAAACGTGTATTATTGGACAATATTGTGTCTAA